A genome region from Thermomonospora amylolytica includes the following:
- a CDS encoding ribokinase, with the protein MTEQHDVVVVGSANADLVVRVERWPAPGHTVPGSDLAVVPGGKGANQAVAAARLGGRVAFVGRVGDDPYGTLLRGSLERAGVALDGLVTTPGPSGTALITVGPQGESSIIVSPGANGRVTPDDIDRAAAPIGAARVVSLQLEIPMPAVRRAAETAAAAGARVVLNPSPAGPVPPAVLALCDPLVVNEHEAAYLLDGAVGDPAAGAAALRALGPRSAVITLGAAGAVTADATGTARIPAPRVRAVDTTGAGDAFTAALCLRLARGDDLAAAARFAVRAGAAAVRREGAQPSFPTAAELP; encoded by the coding sequence GTGACCGAACAGCACGACGTCGTGGTGGTGGGCTCCGCCAACGCCGACCTGGTGGTCCGCGTCGAGCGGTGGCCCGCCCCCGGGCACACGGTGCCGGGGTCGGACCTGGCGGTCGTCCCCGGCGGCAAGGGCGCCAACCAGGCGGTGGCCGCCGCCCGCCTCGGCGGGCGGGTCGCGTTCGTCGGCCGGGTCGGCGACGACCCCTACGGGACGCTGCTGCGCGGCTCGCTGGAACGCGCCGGGGTCGCCCTGGACGGCCTCGTGACGACGCCGGGTCCGAGCGGCACCGCGCTGATCACCGTCGGGCCGCAGGGGGAGAGCTCCATCATCGTCTCGCCCGGCGCCAACGGGCGGGTGACACCGGACGACATCGACCGGGCCGCCGCGCCGATCGGCGCGGCGCGGGTGGTCTCGCTGCAACTGGAGATCCCGATGCCCGCCGTGCGGCGCGCCGCCGAGACCGCCGCCGCGGCCGGGGCCCGGGTGGTGCTCAACCCGTCCCCGGCCGGTCCGGTGCCGCCCGCCGTGCTGGCGCTGTGCGACCCGCTGGTGGTGAACGAGCACGAGGCGGCGTACCTGCTGGACGGGGCGGTCGGCGACCCGGCCGCCGGCGCCGCCGCGCTGCGCGCCCTCGGCCCCCGTTCGGCGGTGATCACCCTCGGCGCGGCGGGGGCCGTGACCGCCGACGCCACCGGCACCGCCCGGATCCCCGCCCCGCGGGTCCGGGCCGTCGACACCACCGGCGCCGGGGACGCGTTCACCGCCGCGCTGTGCCTGCGGCTGGCCCGCGGCGACGACCTGGCCGCCGCCGCCCGCTTCGCCGTCCGCGCCGGCGCCGCCGCCGTCCGCCGCGAGGGCGCCCAGCCCTCGTTCCCCACGGCCGCCGAACTGCCCTGA
- a CDS encoding Ppx/GppA phosphatase family protein, translating into MRLGVLDVGSNTVHLLVVDAHRGARPLPAYSHKEEMRLADLLDGDRISKEGRQRLLAFVRDALRVAEDKGVEDLLAFATSAVREAANGEEVLAEVNAATGAGLQVLPGEEEARLTFLAVRRWFGWSSGRLLVIDIGGGSLEIASGIDEAPDVAISLPLGAGRLTRDRLAGDPPDPERLRELRRYVRAEIARRVGEVARYGPPDHAVATSKTFKQLARIAGAAPSTEGPLVKRVLRHADLIEWSEKLARMTVRERSELPGVSERRAPLLPAGAVVADAAMDLFGVPELELCPWALREGVILRRLDTIPAEFPADR; encoded by the coding sequence ATGCGACTCGGCGTGCTGGACGTGGGCTCGAACACCGTGCACCTTCTGGTCGTGGACGCGCACCGGGGCGCCCGGCCGCTGCCCGCCTACTCCCACAAGGAGGAGATGCGGCTGGCGGACCTGCTGGACGGCGACCGGATCAGCAAGGAGGGCCGGCAGCGGCTGCTGGCCTTCGTCCGCGACGCGCTGCGGGTCGCCGAGGACAAGGGCGTGGAGGACCTGCTGGCGTTCGCCACCTCCGCGGTGCGCGAGGCCGCCAACGGCGAGGAGGTGCTCGCCGAGGTCAACGCCGCCACCGGGGCCGGGCTGCAGGTGCTGCCCGGCGAGGAGGAGGCGCGGCTGACGTTCCTGGCGGTGCGCCGCTGGTTCGGCTGGTCGTCGGGCCGGCTGCTGGTGATCGACATCGGCGGCGGCTCGCTGGAGATCGCCTCCGGCATCGACGAGGCCCCCGACGTGGCGATCTCGCTGCCGCTGGGGGCCGGCCGGCTGACCCGCGACCGGCTGGCCGGGGACCCGCCGGACCCCGAGCGGCTGCGCGAGCTGCGCCGCTACGTGCGCGCCGAGATCGCCCGCCGGGTCGGCGAGGTCGCCCGGTACGGCCCGCCCGACCACGCGGTGGCCACCTCCAAGACCTTCAAGCAGCTCGCCCGGATCGCCGGCGCCGCCCCCTCCACCGAGGGCCCCCTGGTCAAGCGGGTGCTGCGGCACGCCGACCTGATCGAGTGGAGCGAGAAGCTGGCCCGGATGACCGTACGGGAACGTTCCGAACTGCCCGGGGTCTCCGAGCGCCGCGCCCCGCTGCTGCCGGCCGGTGCGGTCGTCGCCGACGCCGCCATGGACCTGTTCGGCGTCCCCGAACTGGAACTGTGCCCGTGGGCGCTGCGCGAGGGCGTCATCCTGCGCCGCCTGGACACCATCCCCGCCGAGTTCCCCGCCGACCGCTGA
- a CDS encoding winged helix-turn-helix transcriptional regulator, whose amino-acid sequence MAVSRSYGDPCGIARALDVVGERWALLVVRELLLGPKRFSDLHRGLPGASQNVLSHRLRELTGKGVIRRHRLGPPTGAWVYELTEWGRGLEPVLLGLAAWGARAPLGAGGELSVDSLVIALKTVFDARAAQDLEAELALRLDGDAFRIRIARGELEVARGVPDRPDAVIGTDAATLRSLVFLGRPLAEAIRTGSVHVEGDRRLVERFVTLFPRPEPASR is encoded by the coding sequence ATGGCGGTGAGTCGCAGCTACGGCGATCCGTGCGGGATCGCCCGCGCGCTGGACGTGGTCGGGGAGCGCTGGGCGCTGCTGGTCGTGCGGGAGCTGCTGCTCGGCCCCAAACGCTTCTCCGACCTGCACCGGGGCCTCCCGGGAGCCAGCCAGAACGTGCTGTCGCACCGGCTGCGGGAGCTGACCGGCAAGGGCGTGATCCGGCGGCACCGGCTCGGCCCGCCCACCGGCGCGTGGGTGTACGAGCTGACCGAGTGGGGCCGCGGCCTGGAACCGGTGCTGCTGGGCCTGGCCGCCTGGGGCGCCCGCGCGCCGCTGGGAGCCGGAGGCGAACTCAGCGTGGACTCCCTGGTCATCGCGCTGAAGACGGTGTTCGACGCCCGCGCCGCGCAGGACCTGGAGGCCGAACTGGCGCTGCGGCTGGACGGCGACGCGTTCCGGATCCGCATCGCGCGGGGAGAGCTGGAGGTCGCCCGGGGCGTCCCCGACCGTCCCGACGCGGTGATCGGCACCGACGCCGCCACGCTGCGCTCGCTGGTGTTCCTGGGCCGCCCGCTCGCCGAGGCGATCCGGACCGGCTCGGTGCACGTCGAGGGCGACCGCCGGCTGGTGGAACGGTTCGTCACCCTGTTCCCCCGCCCCGAGCCCGCCTCCCGCTAG
- a CDS encoding GntR family transcriptional regulator, whose product MPRPPAKAQAITNALAARIIEGELAPDSWLPSERRLAAEFDADRSTVRRAVRMLADQGLVVLHPGSGTQVRATGPVRRSAADITRQVGRWRGFHVSAQRSGREPFTRTTVAEVAADALLARWLAVPVGTTVLRRARVQGVAGEPPVQTATTWVIMDVVAQVPVLRQIDTGPGGIYSRLEELGYRVWFEESVTCRLPRPDEQDTLRIGADQPVLTLWRRGYDQDERILEVTHRVVVGDRHELIYRYGQGPA is encoded by the coding sequence ATGCCCAGACCCCCCGCCAAGGCCCAGGCCATCACCAATGCGCTGGCCGCCCGGATCATCGAGGGCGAGCTGGCCCCGGACTCCTGGCTGCCGTCCGAGCGCCGGCTGGCCGCCGAGTTCGACGCCGACCGCTCCACCGTGCGCCGCGCCGTGCGCATGCTGGCCGACCAGGGCCTGGTGGTGCTGCACCCCGGCAGCGGCACCCAGGTCCGCGCCACCGGACCGGTGCGCCGTTCGGCGGCCGACATCACCCGCCAGGTGGGACGGTGGCGGGGCTTCCACGTGTCCGCGCAGCGGTCCGGGCGCGAGCCGTTCACCCGCACCACGGTGGCGGAGGTGGCCGCCGACGCGCTGCTGGCCCGCTGGCTGGCGGTCCCGGTCGGCACCACCGTGCTGCGCCGCGCCCGGGTGCAGGGCGTGGCGGGGGAGCCGCCCGTCCAGACCGCCACCACCTGGGTGATCATGGACGTGGTGGCGCAGGTCCCGGTGCTGCGGCAGATCGACACCGGGCCCGGCGGGATCTACTCCCGGCTGGAGGAGCTGGGCTACCGGGTGTGGTTCGAGGAGAGCGTGACCTGCCGGCTGCCCCGCCCCGACGAGCAGGACACCCTGCGGATCGGCGCCGACCAGCCGGTGCTCACCCTCTGGCGGCGCGGGTACGACCAGGACGAACGGATCCTGGAGGTCACCCACCGGGTGGTGGTCGGCGACCGGCACGAGCTCATCTACCGCTACGGACAGGGGCCGGCATGA
- a CDS encoding SDR family oxidoreductase — MDLFDLTGKVAVVTGGTRGIGMMMARGLLQAGARVHISSRKPDACAEAAKELSQYGEVNAIPADLSTEEECLRLAREVGEREQALHILVNNAGATWGAPLEEFPASAWDKVLNLNLKSPFFLTRAFLPMLEAAATADDPARVINVGSIDGLHVPALPTYSYSASKAALHHMTRVLARELGPRRITVNAVAPGPFESKMMAATLDAFGEQIAAAAPMRRIGRPDDMAGVAIYLSGRAGAYVTGAVIPVDGGLGTTV; from the coding sequence GTGGACCTGTTCGATCTGACCGGGAAGGTCGCCGTCGTCACCGGGGGGACCCGGGGGATCGGGATGATGATGGCCCGGGGGCTGCTGCAGGCCGGGGCCCGGGTGCACATCAGCTCCCGCAAGCCGGACGCTTGCGCCGAGGCCGCCAAGGAGCTGTCGCAGTACGGCGAGGTCAACGCCATCCCCGCGGACCTGTCCACCGAGGAGGAGTGCCTGCGGCTGGCCCGCGAGGTCGGCGAGCGCGAGCAGGCCCTGCACATCCTGGTCAACAACGCGGGCGCGACCTGGGGCGCGCCGCTGGAGGAGTTCCCCGCCTCGGCGTGGGACAAGGTGCTGAACCTCAACCTCAAGTCCCCCTTCTTCCTGACCCGGGCGTTCCTGCCGATGCTGGAGGCCGCCGCCACCGCCGACGACCCGGCCCGCGTGATCAACGTGGGCAGCATCGACGGGCTGCACGTCCCGGCGCTGCCGACCTACTCGTACTCGGCCAGCAAGGCCGCCCTGCACCACATGACCCGGGTGCTGGCCCGCGAGCTGGGGCCCCGCCGCATCACCGTGAACGCCGTCGCGCCCGGCCCGTTCGAGTCCAAGATGATGGCCGCCACGCTGGACGCCTTCGGGGAGCAGATCGCCGCGGCGGCGCCGATGCGGCGCATCGGGCGGCCCGACGACATGGCCGGGGTGGCGATCTACCTGTCCGGCCGCGCCGGCGCGTACGTGACCGGGGCGGTGATCCCGGTGGACGGGGGCCTGGGCACCACCGTGTGA
- a CDS encoding NUDIX domain-containing protein produces MTGDGDERSIRRLESRIVYRNRWMTVREDRILRPDGGEGIYGVVDKPDFALVIPVENDGFHMVEEYRYPIGRRTWNFPQGSFPDGVDGVPEELARRELAEETGLRAGRLEHLGYLHCSHGTSGQGFNVFLATDLTPGPHSREPEEQDMRQRWISRKEFWALVDQGLITDDSTLAAYSLLLRHEGRIP; encoded by the coding sequence ATGACGGGGGACGGCGACGAACGGAGCATCCGGAGGCTGGAGTCCCGGATCGTCTACCGCAACCGGTGGATGACCGTGCGCGAGGACCGCATCCTGCGTCCCGACGGCGGGGAGGGCATCTACGGCGTCGTCGACAAGCCCGACTTCGCCCTGGTCATCCCGGTCGAGAACGACGGCTTCCACATGGTGGAGGAGTACCGCTACCCGATCGGCCGCCGCACCTGGAACTTCCCGCAGGGCTCCTTCCCCGACGGCGTGGACGGCGTCCCCGAGGAACTGGCCCGCCGCGAGCTGGCCGAGGAGACCGGCCTGCGCGCCGGCCGCCTGGAGCACCTGGGCTATCTGCACTGCTCCCACGGCACCAGCGGCCAGGGCTTCAACGTCTTCCTCGCCACCGACCTGACCCCCGGCCCGCACTCCCGCGAGCCCGAGGAACAGGACATGCGTCAGCGCTGGATCTCCCGCAAGGAGTTCTGGGCCCTGGTCGACCAGGGCCTCATCACCGACGACTCCACCCTGGCCGCCTACTCCCTCCTGCTGCGCCACGAGGGCCGAATCCCCTAG
- a CDS encoding alpha/beta fold hydrolase, producing MATYALIPGAGGESWYWHRVVPLLRERGHDVVAPDLPADDDTAGFAEYTDVVVKAIGDRRDLVVVGQSMGGFVAPMVCERVPVDLMVLVAAMTPRPGESAGEWWANTGQEQAMRELAERQGRVLGDGFDAMEVFFHDVPPDVAAEAMKGGRDQSARPFQDPWPLGGWPDVPTRFLLCRDDRMFPAGFQRRVVRERLGITPDEMPGGHLPALAHPEELVDRLETYRAEAGL from the coding sequence ATGGCGACGTACGCGCTGATCCCCGGCGCCGGGGGCGAGTCCTGGTACTGGCATCGGGTCGTGCCGCTGCTGCGGGAACGCGGCCACGACGTGGTGGCGCCCGACCTGCCCGCCGACGACGACACGGCCGGGTTCGCCGAGTACACCGACGTGGTGGTGAAGGCGATCGGGGATCGCCGGGACCTGGTCGTGGTGGGCCAGTCGATGGGCGGGTTCGTCGCGCCGATGGTGTGCGAACGGGTGCCGGTGGACCTGATGGTGCTGGTGGCGGCGATGACGCCCAGGCCGGGGGAGTCCGCCGGCGAGTGGTGGGCCAACACCGGGCAGGAGCAGGCCATGCGGGAGCTGGCCGAACGCCAGGGCCGCGTGCTCGGCGACGGCTTCGACGCGATGGAGGTGTTCTTCCACGACGTTCCGCCCGACGTTGCCGCCGAGGCCATGAAGGGCGGGCGGGACCAGTCCGCCAGGCCGTTCCAGGACCCCTGGCCGCTGGGCGGCTGGCCCGACGTGCCCACCCGGTTCCTGCTGTGCCGCGACGACCGGATGTTCCCGGCCGGCTTCCAGCGGCGGGTGGTACGGGAGCGGCTGGGGATCACGCCCGACGAGATGCCCGGCGGCCACCTGCCCGCTCTCGCCCACCCCGAAGAGCTGGTCGACCGGCTGGAGACCTACCGCGCCGAGGCCGGGCTCTGA
- a CDS encoding M14 family zinc carboxypeptidase, protein MRRHLAYPLVGGALAAVLAVPAAVPAAAEPGPRRSPAVREFGNGPERNNTAGPVLKQRLGADLDRYPWDLQRGYPRRTTLAEPPENPSDASIRLGLTPYHAIAPKLNELQRRSDRVSVEVIGRSHQGRELYLVTVTAPESGAQARAQAAMRTEIENDPARAARDPRIRRAYKAPVFVNNNIHGNEWEGTDAALRTIERLATANDAQTRDLLSRTRLYFNVTANPDGRVAGTRANGAGFDMNRDFITASQPEVRSMRQVMIDTQPVVMLDLHGYVNGTLVEPTTPPHGQNYEYDLFIKNAYANGLGMEAAIKALGHTPDKDGVDPPQIPFRDWQEGWDDWPPIFTPQYAPFHGAVASHTIEIPLRVNNADYTGLPVEELRRRSRINTDIAVAAMAGTLSFVRERGPQLVADQIEMFRRGAAGEPSKQVPEGIVPGFGPEDVYNTTFPRAYVIPAGTGQRSAPAAARLVDHLIANDVRVQRATKAFRLGGRTYPAGSYVVDMHQPKRGMANVLLEAGADISPRVDSMYDISGWSLSHLWGATVDPIQNGDLKGVKARQVSAAGPAGAVPSSGDLALRLDDPKEVSALNDLLGQGVEATWSGDGSVRIPASARAAAETVADRYGVRFARAAGADGGEPLRKLRVAAAGSADDVFSLQEMGFTVTPVSTATLNAGFDWSKVDVLYVSSGLNHGQLNAQARQALDAFLAEGGVVARGATGASFNAAAGLLTATAVAGRSDANGTVSVVNGNGPITGGSAPYSFVYSPRWFTGLGSEVTVEQRFAGQGPLIAGHWRANADGTGGPEAARNQATVVRGVDERGAAVVLFGTEPLFRNHPKGLFPQVARSLFWTAATADDD, encoded by the coding sequence GTGAGAAGACATCTCGCATATCCCCTTGTCGGGGGCGCGCTGGCCGCGGTCCTGGCCGTCCCCGCGGCGGTCCCCGCGGCGGCCGAGCCCGGGCCGCGCCGCTCCCCGGCGGTGCGCGAGTTCGGCAACGGGCCGGAGCGCAACAACACCGCAGGCCCCGTGCTGAAGCAGCGGCTCGGCGCCGACCTGGACCGCTACCCGTGGGACCTGCAGCGCGGCTACCCGCGGCGGACCACGCTGGCCGAGCCGCCGGAGAACCCCTCCGACGCCTCCATCAGGCTCGGGCTGACCCCGTACCACGCCATCGCCCCGAAGCTGAACGAGCTGCAGCGGCGCAGCGACCGGGTCAGCGTGGAGGTCATCGGCCGCAGCCACCAGGGCCGTGAGCTGTACCTGGTCACGGTGACCGCGCCGGAGAGCGGCGCGCAGGCCCGGGCGCAGGCCGCGATGCGCACCGAGATCGAGAACGACCCGGCCAGGGCCGCCAGGGACCCGCGGATCAGGCGCGCCTACAAGGCCCCGGTCTTCGTCAACAACAACATCCACGGCAACGAGTGGGAGGGCACCGACGCGGCGCTGCGCACCATCGAGCGGCTGGCCACCGCGAACGACGCGCAGACCCGCGACCTGCTGTCGCGGACCCGGCTGTACTTCAACGTCACCGCCAACCCCGACGGCCGGGTCGCGGGCACCCGCGCCAACGGGGCCGGGTTCGACATGAACCGCGACTTCATCACCGCCTCGCAGCCCGAGGTGCGGTCGATGCGGCAGGTCATGATCGACACCCAGCCGGTGGTGATGCTGGACCTGCACGGCTACGTCAACGGCACGCTGGTGGAGCCGACCACCCCGCCGCACGGGCAGAACTACGAGTACGACCTGTTCATCAAGAACGCCTACGCCAACGGCCTCGGCATGGAGGCGGCGATCAAGGCGCTCGGGCACACGCCCGACAAGGACGGGGTCGACCCGCCGCAGATCCCGTTCCGGGACTGGCAGGAGGGCTGGGACGACTGGCCCCCGATCTTCACCCCGCAGTACGCCCCGTTCCACGGCGCGGTGGCCTCGCACACCATCGAGATCCCGCTGCGGGTCAACAACGCCGACTACACCGGCCTGCCGGTGGAGGAGCTGCGCCGCCGGTCGAGGATCAACACCGACATCGCGGTGGCGGCGATGGCCGGGACGCTGTCGTTCGTGCGCGAGCGGGGCCCGCAGCTGGTGGCCGACCAGATCGAGATGTTCCGCCGGGGCGCGGCCGGTGAGCCGTCCAAGCAGGTGCCGGAGGGCATCGTGCCGGGCTTCGGGCCCGAGGACGTCTACAACACCACGTTCCCGCGCGCGTACGTGATCCCCGCCGGGACCGGGCAGCGGTCGGCGCCGGCGGCGGCCCGGCTGGTGGACCACCTGATCGCCAACGACGTGCGGGTGCAGCGGGCGACGAAGGCGTTCCGGCTGGGCGGCAGGACCTACCCGGCCGGCTCGTACGTGGTGGACATGCACCAGCCCAAGCGCGGCATGGCCAACGTGCTGCTGGAGGCGGGCGCGGACATCAGCCCACGGGTCGACTCGATGTACGACATCTCCGGGTGGAGCCTGTCGCACCTGTGGGGCGCGACGGTCGACCCGATCCAGAACGGTGACCTGAAGGGCGTGAAGGCCCGGCAGGTGTCGGCCGCCGGGCCGGCCGGGGCGGTGCCGTCGTCGGGCGACCTGGCGCTGCGGCTGGACGACCCCAAGGAGGTCAGCGCCCTCAACGACCTGCTCGGGCAGGGCGTCGAGGCGACGTGGTCCGGCGACGGCTCGGTGCGGATCCCGGCGTCGGCGCGGGCGGCCGCCGAGACGGTCGCCGACCGGTACGGCGTGCGGTTCGCCAGGGCCGCCGGCGCGGACGGCGGCGAGCCGCTGCGGAAACTGAGGGTCGCCGCGGCGGGCAGCGCCGACGACGTGTTCAGCCTGCAGGAGATGGGCTTCACGGTGACGCCGGTGTCGACGGCGACGCTGAACGCCGGGTTCGACTGGAGCAAGGTGGACGTGCTCTACGTCTCCAGCGGCCTGAACCACGGCCAGCTCAACGCGCAGGCCCGCCAGGCGCTGGACGCATTCCTGGCCGAGGGCGGCGTGGTCGCCCGCGGCGCCACGGGCGCGTCGTTCAACGCGGCGGCCGGGCTGCTGACGGCGACGGCGGTCGCCGGGCGGAGCGACGCCAACGGCACGGTGTCGGTGGTGAACGGCAACGGGCCGATCACCGGAGGGTCGGCGCCGTACTCGTTCGTCTACTCGCCGCGCTGGTTCACCGGGCTGGGCTCGGAGGTGACGGTCGAGCAGCGGTTCGCCGGGCAGGGCCCGCTGATCGCCGGGCACTGGCGGGCGAACGCCGACGGCACCGGCGGCCCGGAGGCCGCGCGCAACCAGGCGACGGTGGTGCGCGGGGTGGACGAGCGGGGCGCGGCGGTGGTGCTGTTCGGCACCGAGCCGCTGTTCCGCAACCACCCCAAGGGCCTGTTCCCGCAGGTGGCGCGGTCGCTGTTCTGGACGGCGGCGACGGCGGACGACGACTGA
- a CDS encoding pyridoxamine 5'-phosphate oxidase family protein — MDLPQGDVRLLETDLARRLLASTELARLAYVAADGTPRVFPMMFHWNGAEIVMATFGGAAKIAALRARPDVALTIDTYGPPPDVLLIRGRAEVADVAGVVPEYALIQRHYMGEEQAAAVLAEIDRPGLRMARITVRPSWVGVLDFRTRLPRPLTVQGS; from the coding sequence ATGGACCTGCCCCAGGGCGACGTGCGGCTGCTGGAGACCGACCTGGCCCGCCGGCTGCTGGCCTCCACCGAACTGGCCCGGCTGGCGTACGTGGCCGCCGACGGGACCCCGCGGGTGTTCCCGATGATGTTCCACTGGAACGGCGCGGAGATCGTGATGGCCACGTTCGGCGGCGCCGCCAAGATCGCCGCGCTGCGGGCCAGGCCCGACGTGGCGCTCACCATCGACACCTACGGCCCGCCGCCGGACGTGCTGCTGATCCGGGGCCGCGCCGAGGTCGCCGACGTGGCCGGCGTCGTCCCCGAGTACGCGCTGATACAGCGCCACTACATGGGCGAGGAGCAGGCCGCCGCCGTCCTCGCCGAGATCGACCGGCCCGGCCTGCGGATGGCCCGGATCACCGTCCGTCCCTCCTGGGTGGGCGTGCTGGACTTCCGGACCCGGCTGCCCCGGCCGCTGACCGTGCAGGGGAGCTGA
- a CDS encoding histidine phosphatase family protein — MSTTLFLVRHGETVWHAENRYAGVSDVALTERGHHQAARLAAWAQKAELDAVWASPLSRARATAAPAAQALGLPVEVDPGLAELDFGSAEGRTLAELPPGQAAAFRADPVGGAFPGAEDPRAAAARGSAALRRIADRHPGGRVLVVAHNTLLRLVLCDLLGIPLARYRTAFPLLRNCSPAELLMNEAGPGLVALNTPLP, encoded by the coding sequence ATGAGCACGACCTTGTTCCTGGTGCGGCACGGGGAGACCGTCTGGCACGCCGAGAACCGGTACGCCGGGGTCAGCGACGTGGCGCTCACCGAGCGGGGGCACCACCAGGCGGCCCGGCTGGCGGCGTGGGCGCAGAAGGCCGAGCTGGACGCGGTGTGGGCGTCGCCGCTGAGCCGGGCGCGGGCGACCGCCGCCCCGGCCGCGCAGGCCCTGGGCCTGCCGGTCGAGGTGGACCCCGGCCTGGCCGAGCTCGACTTCGGCTCCGCCGAGGGCCGCACGCTCGCCGAGCTGCCGCCCGGGCAGGCCGCCGCGTTCCGCGCCGACCCGGTGGGTGGAGCGTTCCCGGGCGCGGAGGACCCCCGGGCCGCCGCCGCCCGCGGATCCGCCGCGCTGCGCCGCATCGCCGACCGCCACCCCGGCGGCCGGGTCCTGGTCGTCGCCCACAACACGCTGCTCCGCCTGGTCCTGTGCGACCTGCTGGGCATCCCGCTGGCCCGCTACCGCACGGCGTTCCCGCTGCTGCGCAACTGCTCCCCGGCCGAGCTGCTGATGAACGAGGCCGGTCCCGGCCTGGTCGCGCTCAACACTCCCCTGCCCTGA
- a CDS encoding MFS transporter, whose protein sequence is MTSEIPARAGRREWAGLAVLVLPTLLISIDMSVLHLAQPELSADLRPSSSQLLWINDVYGFLIAGFLITMGSLGDRIGRRRLLLIGGTAFGIASVLAAYAPSAELLILARAVLGVAGATLMPSTLSLIRNMFWDPAQRTRAISLWMIGFSGGMVLGPLVGGVLLEYFWWGSVFLVAVPVMAVLAVLGPLLLPESRDPAPGRVDPASVLLSLTGVIAMIYGFKEIAAYGAGAGPVAALAAGAVILAVFARRQRRIADPMLDLRLFAQRRFSVSLGVLMLVILVGPGMGMLTAQYLQLVLGLSPLEAGLWALPQSAAIIAAFLAAPALARRFRPAMVSAIGLGIGAAGIAVLTRTGADSGLVPLVVGQALFFVGASPMVVLGTDMIIAAAPPERAGAASALSETAQEFGGALGLAVFGSIAAAVYRAEMDAPAGVPAEAEQAARDTLGGAAEAASRLPGGLGDALLATAREAFTGGLHLAAAAAAVLVAVAAVLTAVLLRGVPATGHAQDAVDEREPSTVAS, encoded by the coding sequence ATGACCTCCGAGATCCCCGCCCGCGCGGGCCGCCGGGAGTGGGCGGGCCTGGCCGTCCTGGTGCTGCCGACCCTGCTCATCTCCATCGACATGAGCGTGCTGCACCTGGCCCAGCCGGAGCTCAGCGCCGACCTGCGGCCCAGCAGCTCGCAACTGCTGTGGATCAACGACGTGTACGGCTTCCTGATCGCCGGGTTCCTGATCACCATGGGATCGCTCGGCGACCGGATCGGGCGGCGCCGGCTGCTGCTGATCGGCGGCACCGCGTTCGGGATCGCCTCGGTGCTGGCCGCCTACGCGCCCAGCGCCGAACTGCTGATCCTGGCCCGGGCGGTGCTGGGGGTGGCCGGGGCCACGCTGATGCCGTCCACGCTGTCGCTGATCCGCAACATGTTCTGGGACCCGGCCCAGCGCACCCGGGCCATCAGCCTGTGGATGATCGGCTTCAGCGGCGGCATGGTCCTCGGCCCGCTGGTGGGCGGGGTCCTGCTGGAGTACTTCTGGTGGGGCTCGGTGTTCCTGGTCGCGGTGCCGGTGATGGCGGTGCTGGCCGTGCTCGGCCCGCTGCTGCTGCCGGAGTCCCGCGACCCCGCCCCGGGCCGCGTCGACCCGGCGAGCGTGCTGCTCTCGCTGACCGGCGTGATCGCGATGATCTACGGGTTCAAGGAGATCGCCGCCTACGGGGCCGGAGCCGGCCCGGTGGCGGCGCTGGCGGCGGGCGCGGTGATCCTGGCGGTGTTCGCGCGGCGGCAGCGCCGGATCGCCGACCCGATGCTGGACCTGCGGCTGTTCGCGCAGCGCCGGTTCAGCGTCTCGCTGGGCGTGCTCATGCTGGTCATCCTGGTCGGGCCGGGCATGGGCATGCTCACCGCGCAGTACCTGCAACTGGTGCTGGGGCTGAGCCCCCTGGAGGCCGGGCTGTGGGCGCTGCCGCAGTCGGCGGCGATCATCGCGGCGTTCCTGGCGGCCCCGGCGCTGGCCCGGCGGTTCCGCCCCGCCATGGTGTCCGCGATCGGGCTGGGGATCGGCGCCGCCGGCATCGCCGTGCTGACCCGGACCGGAGCCGACTCCGGGCTGGTCCCGCTGGTCGTCGGGCAGGCGCTGTTCTTCGTCGGGGCCTCCCCGATGGTGGTGCTGGGCACCGACATGATCATCGCGGCGGCCCCGCCGGAACGGGCGGGCGCGGCCTCGGCGCTGTCGGAGACCGCCCAGGAGTTCGGCGGCGCGCTGGGGCTGGCGGTGTTCGGCAGCATCGCCGCCGCCGTCTACCGCGCCGAGATGGACGCCCCCGCCGGGGTCCCGGCCGAGGCCGAGCAGGCGGCCCGCGACACCCTGGGCGGCGCGGCCGAGGCCGCGAGCCGGCTGCCCGGCGGCCTCGGCGACGCGCTGCTGGCCACCGCCCGCGAGGCGTTCACCGGCGGGCTGCACCTGGCCGCCGCGGCCGCCGCGGTGCTGGTGGCGGTCGCCGCCGTGCTGACCGCCGTGCTGCTGCGCGGCGTCCCGGCCACCGGCCACGCGCAGGACGCCGTGGACGAGAGGGAGCCGAGCACCGTCGCCTCCTAG